AATACACATGACGGGGGCCAAGACCAGCATCAGACGCACCTGTGTGGGGATAGATCAAACTATATAATGCTGTATACAGGTGAAAACCTCCATTTATCCTTCAGCCATAGGGGGCAGAGGGAGTTCACTCCAAcctatcggagacaaggagcacaaacacctcctctctcataACTCGCTGCAGACCAGTGCCCCATCAGGTGGGCACGGGACCCTCACCCCTTCCTTATTGCATCTATACACTAACAAGAGTGACAGAGTAATCTGGTCTCACTTCCCAGCACTGCTATAGGATAACGTTCACCAGGACTGTACTAAATGTTACCATCACTAGTGCGGCAGTGTCCCTGACTCCATCAGTCACACCGTCCTGCTGGTGTAAAGGCTGATTTTACATAAAGCCCAGTACTTACCATGACTGCGGAGAAGTACATGCTAGTGACTCCATACATGATGATGAATATTCTGGCATCGGACAGATTACTGAAGCAGTAATACAGACCCACTGCGTGAGAGACAAGAATGATACAATTCAGTACACAGTCAGCATTTTACATTAAACTGAACAGCTGCTGGCTGGAGAGTTGTCCACAGACACAATACCCAGCAGTCAGCGCACAGAACAGTCTATTGCATCAGCTACTTGTTATATAGTGTCATCATAACGATGAAACTTGCCCCAAGAGCTTGCAGGGTATAGGGCTCCTGGCTGGAAGGGATGACACAGCCACCTCCTCCTTTCAAAGGCCAGTGTGTTTACTTTGTGACAAGAGGAGAAACTGAAGAAACGACGGGGCTGGCATCAGCCTGATTGTAAACAGAAAAGGGAAATTCTTTCCCAATTGAGAGGTATAGATTCGGCCATGAGTTTTAATTATATGTGGTCTTCGCTTTAAAACATAATAAGGGATTTTTGTagtgtatatttgtatacatttgcTATTCATTAACATTCTGCTCATTAAAACCTCAATATTGTAGCTTAAGCCCTTCAGGACTGAAGGCAATGACTGCATTTGTATTGGTAACATTTACAgagaaattaattttacatcCAAACAGCCAAAAATCTTTCCtatgaatatatttaaattttaaccAATGCTACACCCACTGGGTGCCATTGacaactgtgggggggggggggggggggggggctgggtgtTGAAGCGGAAACCACAGACTAAATTCTGATGTTTGCAATCTGCTGTATGGTTTACAATGCTGTAAGTGTAAAGGGGTCAGTTATAAAGCAATAATAGATCCATCGGTTTCAGGCTTTAGATCTGAGATTAGGGTCAGGAATAACGGCTACATATAATCACCATTCTGTTGTACAGGGCACATAATGTACATTCTGCAGGATATGACCTATATCAGGTCACTATATAACTAATAAGAGTCATCGCACCTGGAAACATGAAGACAAGAAGCTGCAGGTCAAAGTAGTAGGAGGACCAGGTTGTGGGCTGATGCTCAGAGACGGACGCAATGATGGGAATGTTGTTCTTGGCGTAAGAGGGATCCAGGAGGGAATAGAAACGTCCGGTCCACGGAGAGATTTTACCTAGGGCAAAGTTCAAGCAGTTACTTTCTATCCAACCGCACACTTCCAGCAACAAGAAATGTCATTCCCAAGTCTGAATATACCCCATCTAATGCCAATCAGCCATCAAATCTGCTGTCACTGTACTCTGCAGACAGATAACACCCTCCCCACTGGCACAGTACTGTACCCACACCGCTCCCTCCAGCCTGGTCCATGACCTCTGACCCCAGCCAGAGGAGGGGTTACAGAGCCCTGTAAGGGCATTATTGCATTGTTGGCTGGGGAATATAGTGCCAGTGAGCCCACAGATGGCCCCTCCACCCCCCTGACACCGTACTGTACCCACACAGCTCCCTCCAGCATGGTCCATGACCTCTGACCCCAGCCAGAGGAGAGGTTACAGAGCCCTGGAAGGGCACTACTGCATTGTTGGCTGGGGAATACAGTGCCGGTGAGCCCACAGGTGGTCCCTCTTCCCCCTGATTCAGCCCTGAAAAATCCAGCAATGACAAGTTAGGTAAGACGGCCTGTTTTAGCGATGGAGGAGTTACAAAGTCTCCTATCTGTTTGTCCCTTTCAGAATAATCTCGCCCTTTAAAGctcctgctatgagcctataaattgattgagcaacttccacttctgtaaatGTCTCCTACCTGTCAGCATGAGCGTTCCCCCCACAGTCAGCAGGATAAACCCGACCAAGGAGATGACACTCCGGAAGAGAACCTCAAATTGCTGGGGGCTCAGCTTGCTCCGCAGATAGTCCACATAGGCGTGGATCTGGCACAAACCAAATACTCCCAGGGCCGCCATGTGTTCAGAGGACAGAACCGGCTGGGAAGaacaaaacagcattttattCAGTATTCCTTACAGAGGTCACAAAACAAGTAGGACAGACACCATCTTCTGTACAGGGAAACCAGGGCTTACAAGGGGAAGCAAGAGGTCATTGAGAGAGATCAAACATACAGGAAGAGCACATTTTAAATCTTCAGCATTACAAAACACAACACATTGATCTGATGGATACCCCGATCACAGCTCATCAATCAAAACAACCAAACTGGACAGGAATCGGTGTATGGGGCCAGCCTACTACTCATGGAAACGTTACCAGATGTTGAGATTACCTGAAAGCCCACAAAGGAGATTTGCATAGACAGGATGGTGCCCAAACAATACACTGTGCAGTAAGCCACGTAGATGCGGTGGGAGAACCGGCCGGTCAGCATCAAGACAAGGACATGAAGAGGGATCAGATTAATCAGAAAGACGTAACCTCCCCAGGACGAGACCTGCAAAAAAATACAACATCATTACTAACCAACATGGCCGATCAGTAATCAGTGCATCATGGACTTAGTCTGCTCTATAATTAGCTGTATAGAAGGCTGGGTGGTAGTACTCTATAGTGTTCATAATTGCCCCCAAAAAAGTCATGACCTTTCAAAAGGAGGATTAAAATCTATATCTTCTGATAACCAATATCTTTATTCTGAGCGGCAGGCCACCTCCCGGGTTTACAGATGCGGCAGGCCACCTCCCGGGTTTACAGATGCGGCAGGCCACCTCCCGGGTTTACAGATGCGGCAGGCCACCTCCCGGGTTTACAGATGCGGCAGGCCACCTCCCGGGTTTACAGATGCGGCAGGCCACCTCCCGGGTTTACAGATGCGGCAGGCCACCTCCCGGGTTTACAGATGCGGCAGGCCACCTCCCGGGTTTACAGATGCGGCAGGCCACCTCCCGGGTTTACAGATGCGGCAGGCCACCTCCCGGGTTTACAGATGCGGCAGGCCACCTCCCGGGTTTACAGATGCGGCAGGCCACCTCCCGCTTTTATAGATGCAGAGAGGACACATTGTTCCGACTAGTTTTACACTCACCATGTAAAAATAGGCCAGGGCACACATGGCTGCCCAGTAGATGGAGCCAGTCTTTACCGCCTTGATCCACATGTAGTATGTCAGTAACATGCAGAAGATGGCAATACCTAAACAAGGCGAGAAAATAATATCAGAAAGCCACAAGACACAGTCCGCCTCGACCCAGCCTGAGTGTCCACATCCAGAGTGATGCACTTCCTGATAGAGATCTTACCTTCATTATCATATGATCCAGCCACGGAACGGGAGATATATCCTGGTACAACAGCGATCATCGCTGCCGCCAATAGGCCGGCGCCTGCATCCTACGTAGGGGACACAAAGCGATAAACTCGTTTATAGTAGATGTAGGATGAGGTCCAAGAGAACTTCAATAACTAGGAATCGGCATAGGAAACTTATGCACCCTAACCACCAAATCAGTCAGCATAGCACTAATGCGGTACCACCGCCTCTGCCCTTGTTTTGGACTAAAGACCACAACGGCATTTCTCACTACCACGTGGATGGCACGGGCACCTGGGAACACAGTGATGGTATAAAAGGTCCACTGAACCTCAAAATGTAACAGTTCCAGAACCATTACGGTAAAATACATCATTGTTACGGATATTCCACTGCTCATATATTAAAAGGTCAACTATTACCTCCCCACTATGATATAAAGCTGAAGTCCCTTCTGCATCTGTGGTACACAAATGGGTCTGATGCAGGAGAAATATCTGAGACTGCAGTCAGtttagctgctgtgacatcaatgACCTTCTGAATCCACACAATGCATTCATACTGCACTCTGACTACTTAGAGAAACACAACCTTCACATAGCACCTTGCAGGACAGGTGGAGTAAGGTGGACATATCTAGCTATATATAAATTGCTTCAGTTATATTCAGCAGAATAATACCCAGCATCTACATTAAGGTCATATACTTGCCCTCAAGACAACACAAGTGACCTCTGCCTGGTACAGATACTACTACAGACTTAGTATCTTACTTACCTTCAGCTCTTTGGTCAGGTGGTAGGTGACAATAGTGGTGAAGGAGGAGAAGAGTGGGGCCAGGAACACACATACATTTCTGATGTCGATGGTGATATGAAAGAAGTGCAGAATGTGGTAAAATGCCGCTGATGTGATCATCAGTCCTGCGGAGGAAACATGAAGGTGTATCAGATAGTGTCTTATCTCTGTCGTCtcccaattagattgtaagctctccgaTGAGCGTAGCACTCcccaccctttgttttcatgtctacattttatATCCCTGTTTTTGCCACTGGCAGGCGCtatagagcactgtggtgccttaaatAATTATACAGCGAAACGCGTGTTGGCGTTCTTGCTGATAAAAGCACCAAGATGAGAATTTAGGAGATTAGGTTTAAACAGCTGCCTGTAAACCCTGAGTGAGATCAGAGCACttcacaaacaaaacaaatggaaACAGATAACTTGTAACAGGCAAACTTCAATGACAGGATACAAATAGATACATTAGTAAAACTATCAGGCACTTTCTAAATAAGTAGCCTTGAATGTATCCTTGTTAAACAGTATGAGCAGTAGCTGTAATAAAGAGACAGACTGGTTAAAACAAATCTCAATAGAAGGAGAGTTGTATATCATACAGAAGGGAATGTAGATCCCAAGAGATTAAAATAACTCTCCCCCTCGCTATGCCTAGATCCTGCATGTAAACCTCTCAGTATAAAGGAGTCAGCTGAAGTCCACTCAGCTATTTTAAATTCACATTTGTTATTGATTCACAGttattttacctttttatattgaattttaaaataaaaatgaataaaaggttcatttttaaatgacattaaaaagtttcaaaataataagaaaataaaaacaagagcATTGTGCACCACATGGAATAAAACTCACTCTCTTTTCTTCTATTAAAATTGAAGTAACCCTCACACCAAACACtatattatgtttgtttttgtgctACATTGGCACGCACATTCAGATCTAGTTCATTAGGAGAATAAGGACCGAGACTGGACAGTGAATACTCAGACACCTCTGGACACATAAAAGAAAAGGCCTCCGGATGACCGAGGGCCAGGAGGTCACAATCCTCTTCCATCAGACCTACCTGGGTAGATGGTTCCTCCTATAATTCTCCCTAGTGGATACCATGCTCGGTCATCAAACCAATTAAGGAAGTTATAGAATCCTTCTTCGGTCAGAAACCTGGTGGTCCGATAGTTGAAGTACCTGGAAAATAAGACGTGGGGAACTAACTTCAAGAACCAGCAAGGCCAGACGTAAGGTTATATGATGTTTATAGAGCGGGCTTAGAACCGAGAACCCAAGTGTGTTTAAGGGAAGATACCTAGCCCATAAGAGGACTTCTTTCTAAACTCAACAAGTTTTACACTGATGTGCTGTGATTATTTAGCATTATGTAAAGCATagtaaaaatcaaaaaaaaaaaaaaaaaaaaaaaaaaagaaggtctCCATGATCCCGTTGGCCCTAGAGAAACGTTTGAGCCGACTTCCTCTACACCTCCGAGCTCTACCACAGTGTATGCTGGATAGAGCCAACCCTGGAGGGAGTATATTGCATAAACAGCTTGCTCCATTAAGGCTCTCTTGGAGGCTCTcagggagaaccccccccccctgttatttaCATAGTAAATAAGGTAATATGCAGTAAACCCAAAACAAATATCACAAGATAACCTTTTATTGcaacacaaaaatgtattttatagagcAAACTTAAGTTCTCCCTCAAATATAAAGATGAAATTTGCTTTGACATAATACTACAATACTACTCCTAAGTATTAGGGATTCTTTGAAGCAAATACATTTCAATAAAGCTGTTTTCTCATTCTAGGAAATGTAATTTCGGTGTTTTTGTTTTAAGTTTGCATCATTTAATTTTGAAAATAGGACAGTAGCGATGGGCATCAGATGAAATCTCCACCATACAAGTAGATTTGAAGTATTCCTTATTTTCTACCACAAGGCTACGGAGGAAAATAATACTTTTCAAGTCATCTTAATACCaactgtgtgtgggggggggggggggggtatgaattaatagtaaaaataaaagttaagtgAAGTTCCCCTCTAACAACAAACCAGTTATCTCAGACATACAGGACCTGGTGTATATACTGCTACATGGACTCAGGATCCAGGAGTATAATAGTTGAAGAACACCATCAGATTCCTTGCTGGTACACAAGCCCACCGCGGATCATTACTGGTGATTACAAGAACTAGCAGTATAAACTCTGTATCTTAGTGGACTGAACTCAATTTACAAGCAACAGACATCTTCCTCCTTACTTTTCAGTCTTTATCAAAGTGTCAACAAAAGCATTGAATTATATGCCATGTAATACAGATGTACAGAGGCTACAGAGTATTAGCCTTTTGTTTTCATACATCATTGACTTAAAACGAATTTGTGACCGATTTGTAAATAACGCAGTGATTAAGGATAAAACAAGAGATCGTTCATTCCCACGTCGATATGCGACATCTCTGATGTACTCCGTGTATTTACTTCTACAGACCTAATGTGACCTGGTGTAACAGACTCAGGAACATTGAATAAAGTGATTAATGCAGAAACACGAATCAGAGCATCGTATAAGCTGCAGTGCCGGGCAGAAGATTCAGGGTGTGGACTGAAGACACGCGAGccatccccttcatcacacatcaAAACAGTACAAGAACCGGTTTGTCTGGTCAAACTACTTGCTGGCCGACACCTCCGAAAATAATCGTGTATTAGGTGATAAAACACAAACTTACGGATCAAACTCATGGATGACGCTCTCAAACCTCAGCACGGAGAATAACCTGGTGGAAAAAGCTGAAAGCACATAGAATATATTAATATGATGCAGTCGATCAGAGGATACAAAGTATTGGGGCGAcgtcaatacatatatatttatatatattatattagagaTACAGAAGGGtaagaagaggcactcacagagAATGGCGGCCATGGACAGGATGAGGAGTTTGAGGAGAGTGTCCTGTTTCTCATAGGACAGCCGCAAGAATCCTAACCTAGTCATCTTCACATGTAGGGATGGGACACACAACACTTAAACACCTgtaagacagaagaggagaacaTGTACATAAAGAAGAGCTGACACAATGCATAGTCCAAGAGTCAACAGGGAGACACTCCAACACCACCAGGGATCATGATTTGGGATTCTGGAGCACTAGAGCTGCAAACAGCAAAGAAACAGACAAAGGTGCATTTAACTCTGGGTTTGTGCATCTCTTTGTAATCAATCTTCATGTCCCTGTGTCTCTAGTTTTCATGTAGTCATAAGACAaaacaacttgtagccaatcagagcatcggAATGCTCACAGCATCACAGATGTTTTCAGAAGACGAGTGTGCTGCACTTATCTTAATTGTTGATCGGTCCACTTGTGCATTTATGTCAGCAAGAATATGAGAGCCGGCGACGGGGCAGTGtcgtgatgtgaggaggggaatggatggGAGCCACTGATAATAGTTTAAATAAGCAGGGTCCTCAAACAGCACAACATTTTCTAGGAAACTTATACAGAaggctccactggggcagggaagGTGTGAACGATGACATATTCTCTGATCAGCACCGTGAAATTTTACAGCTCTAggcaaataaaataatagaaagtGACTTCAAAGAACATTAACGTTCCAAATCTAAAAACCACCACAAGTCAAAGGGTAACTGATATTTTAGACACTGGCTGCACTTTCCAGATACTTTTAACATTGTTAACATGTTATACTAATGTGGATTAACGGCTCTTGCATGCAAGTACAGGCAGCTCTTATCCCTCCAACATGCACACTTGTTTGTGTAAACACTATGAAAGACTAGTACAGCACGATTATGCCAATTTGGAGACACCAGGATCTCACCAGGCTACAATGTAGGGTAACCAAACCATAGCGGCCACTGCAAACGATCTGCCTCTTCACCTTTCATCACCACCAGAATTGAAGGCCACAGATTGAGCTGCCTTAAGTTCTGTTCTAACTGATCACACTGAGATTGTATTACCAACGCCTGTGTAATGCTGGAGAAAGCAGAGCTTTGTAACCAGGACAGTTGAGTGTAGATCTCTTCTGGATGGTATAGTCCACAATCACAAGGGTTCCCCAAACAAGCTGGGTCCCCCCTAGGTTCCAACAGCACTGCAGTTAGTGGCGATAATGAAACATTAAGTGGATGCCCTGCTCCTATAACTGAGAAGTACTTCATATAAGTGTGGGGTATAAGGGGGATTAGAACATCAGGAGGAAACTGTGTGTGGAAGGTTCCTAATGCTGATGGGGAAACCTCATTAGTAACATTATCTACTGATCACCAATCTTATTAACACATAACGCTGCTTCCTCTATTGTATTAGAGATGGGAGGCAGCATATCAAAAACAAATAAGATGTacgtgtatataatatatactaaaaCATCCTACCGATCCCTCTGTGCAGTCCAGACAGAAAACAGAGATTGCAACTCCCACAAACCCTTCCTGAGCCACTTTAAAGTGGTTGACAACAATAGATTTGTAAAGTCCTATATTACTGGAATAGGGaccacaggaataaaaatgtttaaagggCTCAATTACAGAGCTTTTCAATTCCCCCTTTGTGGGAGAAAATGGTTTATCCCAcgcaaaagcaaaacattttctcCTCTTTCCTCTTATTCAGTTGTCAGACTTTTCACAAATAGGGTCTTCACATGCAAAGCCTCTGCCCATTGAAAAGCATTGCTGCTCGCGAGAATTCAACCGCTTGCATGCACTACCTTATTTTGCAAATTCAACTCTgcttcagccaatcacaagcagccagcGTGGGAAAACGCTTGTTATTTTCCGCAGGCAGAGGGGGCTCCCTGCTTTCTTCATTTTGTTGCAGCCAAGATGTTTAAAAAACCTTTTGGGTCATTTTACCAGACCTCAGACTTTATGCGCCAGGCCCAGTAATTTCAGTGGAACTAAAAATAATCCACATCTGTAACCGTATGTAAAGTAGGATTATGTGCAGGATTTCGGTTGTGAAAAGCTGTAAATATTTTGCACCAAACCGAACACCCCCTTATGTGTGACAGGGCAGCA
Above is a genomic segment from Mixophyes fleayi isolate aMixFle1 chromosome 11, aMixFle1.hap1, whole genome shotgun sequence containing:
- the STT3A gene encoding dolichyl-diphosphooligosaccharide--protein glycosyltransferase subunit STT3A; amino-acid sequence: MTRLGFLRLSYEKQDTLLKLLILSMAAILSFSTRLFSVLRFESVIHEFDPYFNYRTTRFLTEEGFYNFLNWFDDRAWYPLGRIIGGTIYPGLMITSAAFYHILHFFHITIDIRNVCVFLAPLFSSFTTIVTYHLTKELKDAGAGLLAAAMIAVVPGYISRSVAGSYDNEGIAIFCMLLTYYMWIKAVKTGSIYWAAMCALAYFYMVSSWGGYVFLINLIPLHVLVLMLTGRFSHRIYVAYCTVYCLGTILSMQISFVGFQPVLSSEHMAALGVFGLCQIHAYVDYLRSKLSPQQFEVLFRSVISLVGFILLTVGGTLMLTGKISPWTGRFYSLLDPSYAKNNIPIIASVSEHQPTTWSSYYFDLQLLVFMFPVGLYYCFSNLSDARIFIIMYGVTSMYFSAVMVRLMLVLAPVMCILSGIGVSQVLTTYMKNLDISRPDKKTKKQQDSTYPIKNEVASGMIMVMAFFLVTYTFHSTWVTSEAYSSPSIVLSARGGDGSRIIFDDFREAYYWLRHNTPEDAKVMSWWDYGYQITAMANRTILVDNNTWNNTHISRVGQAMASTEEKAYEIMRELDVSYVLVIFGGLTGYSSDDINKFLWMVRIGGSTDTGKHIKEHDYYTPTGEFRVDREGSPVLLNCLMYKMCYYRFGQVYTEAKRPPGYDRVRNAEIGNKDFELDVLEEAYTTEHWLVRIYKVKDLDNRGLSRT